One window from the genome of Jeotgalibaca sp. MA1X17-3 encodes:
- a CDS encoding zinc-binding dehydrogenase — translation MNPNWKKEILEWKTDGVDAALAIQSGTAKDSMDVVKKDGKVITVSGDHIYPERNILVKQFQHQLQLKEIIKTLAQEVMTGEIKVMIEHIYPFEEANQALEKNETRHARGKLVVSL, via the coding sequence ATGAATCCAAATTGGAAAAAAGAAATATTAGAATGGAAAACAGATGGAGTAGATGCAGCATTAGCTATTCAATCAGGGACTGCAAAAGATAGTATGGATGTTGTAAAAAAAGATGGAAAAGTTATTACGGTTTCTGGAGATCATATTTATCCTGAAAGAAATATTTTAGTTAAACAATTCCAACATCAGTTACAATTAAAAGAAATAATAAAAACATTAGCTCAGGAAGTTATGACTGGCGAAATAAAGGTAATGATTGAACATATTTATCCATTTGAAGAGGCAAATCAAGCGCTAGAAAAAAATGAGACTCGACATGCAAGAGGAAAATTAGTTGTTTCTTTGTAA
- a CDS encoding 50S ribosomal protein L25: MKLHAEKRETVGTSSSKKARADKKIPAVVFGKEFGSTPVLIDRKELEDLVRELGRNAVFNVDIDGKETQVLIKNIDRSALKPEFYNVEMQAITKGQKVTVSVSITIEGAEEVKEGIVTQALNELEVEVAPADIPNEIKVNVETLEIGDVVTVADLVTPSNLTVVTEDDTTVVVVAAPQLEEEPEEGSDVDAEMPQPEVIGEDKE; this comes from the coding sequence ATGAAATTACATGCTGAAAAAAGAGAAACAGTCGGAACTTCTTCATCAAAAAAAGCAAGAGCCGATAAGAAAATACCTGCAGTGGTATTCGGAAAAGAGTTTGGATCAACTCCGGTACTAATTGACAGAAAAGAATTAGAAGATCTTGTTCGTGAACTTGGTCGTAATGCTGTATTTAATGTAGATATCGATGGTAAAGAAACTCAAGTATTAATCAAAAACATCGACCGCTCTGCTTTGAAGCCTGAATTCTACAATGTAGAAATGCAAGCAATCACTAAAGGTCAAAAAGTTACCGTTTCTGTTAGCATCACTATTGAAGGCGCAGAAGAAGTCAAAGAAGGAATTGTTACTCAAGCTTTGAATGAATTAGAAGTTGAAGTAGCTCCTGCCGATATTCCAAATGAAATCAAAGTAAATGTAGAAACACTAGAAATTGGTGACGTAGTAACCGTTGCTGATCTAGTTACACCTTCTAACTTAACAGTTGTAACAGAAGATGATACTACTGTTGTAGTAGTCGCTGCTCCACAACTTGAAGAAGAGCCTGAAGAAGGTTCTGATGTTGATGCAGAAATGCCTCAACCAGAAGTAATTGGCGAAGACAAAGAATAA
- a CDS encoding uracil-xanthine permease family protein, whose product MEGELTKPIGLANERPIEANQRKDDELYYGVEDSPNFVTTTVLGFQNVITAFGGLVAVPLIIAGMAGFGVTDTAYLVSAALLASGIVSIIQSKGVGPKAFRVGGGLPTIMGTDFAFVGPAASVIAVGGIGAYFGGTMMASVLEIGMSYFVKPLMKFFPPVVTGSVISLMGMTLMSVAMEWAAGGVGAATYGDPRNILIAVFVFLVIALINHYAGQKIGPMAVLIGAVIGYIVCIPLGMVNFSLISDAAWFAWPQIFKYGVTFKLQYAIPFITGYLVTVIETVGVMQTLGQVTKTELSDERIAAGVRADGVGSFLSPIIGSGPAATFSQNAGLIPLTKNASRKVAVAAGYIMILMSFFPKFSTLVSIMPMPVLGGAGILMFGTVAAAGIQSLSRVHFNNRNMIIVASAIGVGLGVAFRPEVTASLPGFLSGLFSSGISAGTIVALVLNIILKEKPEEAVN is encoded by the coding sequence TTGGAAGGTGAACTAACAAAACCGATTGGATTGGCAAATGAAAGACCTATCGAAGCTAATCAACGGAAAGATGATGAATTGTATTATGGAGTAGAAGATAGTCCTAATTTTGTGACTACAACTGTTCTGGGTTTCCAAAATGTCATTACAGCTTTTGGAGGTTTAGTTGCCGTTCCACTTATTATTGCAGGTATGGCTGGATTTGGAGTTACGGACACTGCTTATTTAGTCAGTGCAGCATTACTTGCATCAGGGATTGTTTCGATTATCCAATCAAAAGGTGTTGGGCCAAAAGCTTTCCGTGTTGGTGGAGGCTTACCAACTATTATGGGGACTGATTTTGCTTTTGTTGGTCCTGCTGCTTCTGTTATTGCAGTTGGAGGAATTGGTGCTTACTTCGGTGGAACCATGATGGCGTCTGTTTTGGAAATTGGTATGAGTTACTTTGTAAAACCTCTAATGAAATTCTTCCCTCCAGTTGTTACAGGTTCTGTTATTTCTTTAATGGGGATGACCTTGATGTCTGTAGCGATGGAATGGGCTGCTGGTGGAGTAGGAGCTGCTACTTATGGAGATCCTCGTAACATTCTTATTGCAGTATTTGTCTTTTTGGTTATTGCTCTAATCAATCATTATGCTGGACAGAAAATTGGACCAATGGCTGTACTAATTGGTGCAGTAATCGGTTATATCGTTTGTATTCCTTTAGGAATGGTAAATTTTTCTTTAATATCAGATGCAGCTTGGTTTGCTTGGCCACAAATATTTAAATATGGTGTTACTTTTAAATTACAATATGCAATTCCTTTTATTACTGGCTATTTAGTAACCGTTATTGAAACCGTTGGAGTTATGCAAACGTTAGGTCAAGTTACTAAAACAGAATTAAGTGATGAACGAATTGCAGCTGGTGTAAGAGCAGACGGGGTAGGGAGTTTCTTATCTCCCATTATTGGATCCGGACCTGCAGCAACTTTTAGTCAAAATGCTGGATTAATTCCTTTAACTAAAAATGCTTCTCGTAAAGTTGCTGTTGCAGCAGGGTATATTATGATTTTAATGAGTTTTTTCCCTAAGTTTTCCACATTAGTTTCTATCATGCCTATGCCTGTATTAGGTGGAGCAGGAATCTTAATGTTTGGGACTGTAGCAGCTGCTGGAATCCAATCTTTATCACGTGTTCATTTTAATAACCGAAATATGATTATTGTAGCATCAGCTATTGGAGTAGGGCTTGGAGTAGCTTTCCGTCCGGAAGTAACTGCTTCTTTACCTGGATTTTTAAGTGGATTATTCTCTTCGGGAATTTCTGCTGGTACGATTGTAGCACTTGTGTTAAATATTATTTTAAAAGAAAAACCTGAGGAAGCAGTAAACTAA
- a CDS encoding LysR family transcriptional regulator has protein sequence MIDYRYKTFSVLADTLNYTKTAKLLNLSQPAVTKHIQYLESHLNTELVSFENRKLTLTKKGQYLKTEMDRFIQETEFLKEHLAENPIQKSLLVGASRTIGEYFITDKLQQFTLQENDSEIDLVIDNTKNLLVLLNNGDLDVALISGPFNKELYETQIFFEGLIVAVCSPDNPIAQSKNILFSDLENEKLLLREKGSGINSSLQETLSEKGLSLDIFSKRTIIGNIHLMKELIKKDEGIGFFYYISVTDEIIDQTLQIIPISDLSFSQSFYLVFNKNTPPNKLRENFLQLFNEEVRNEANKNSSS, from the coding sequence ATGATTGATTATAGATACAAAACATTTTCTGTTTTGGCTGATACATTAAATTATACGAAGACAGCAAAATTGTTAAACTTATCCCAGCCTGCTGTAACAAAACATATTCAGTATTTAGAATCTCATTTAAACACGGAACTCGTCTCTTTTGAAAATCGAAAGTTAACCTTGACTAAAAAGGGTCAATATTTAAAAACTGAAATGGATCGGTTCATCCAAGAAACTGAGTTTTTAAAAGAACATTTAGCAGAAAATCCAATCCAAAAATCTCTATTAGTTGGTGCAAGTCGCACTATTGGAGAATACTTTATTACCGATAAACTTCAGCAATTTACACTTCAAGAAAATGATTCAGAGATCGACCTTGTTATTGACAACACAAAGAATTTACTCGTACTACTCAATAACGGAGACTTAGATGTCGCACTTATTTCTGGACCATTTAATAAAGAACTTTATGAAACACAAATTTTTTTTGAAGGACTTATTGTAGCGGTTTGCTCACCCGATAACCCCATTGCACAATCGAAAAACATTTTGTTTTCTGATTTAGAGAACGAAAAATTATTGTTACGTGAAAAAGGATCCGGCATTAATAGCTCCTTACAGGAAACTCTCTCTGAAAAAGGTTTATCTTTGGATATTTTTTCTAAACGAACTATAATCGGTAATATTCATTTAATGAAAGAATTAATAAAAAAAGATGAAGGAATTGGTTTCTTCTATTATATTTCCGTAACAGATGAAATTATCGACCAAACACTTCAAATAATTCCTATTTCTGACTTATCATTTTCCCAATCATTTTATTTAGTCTTTAACAAAAATACACCTCCCAATAAACTAAGAGAAAATTTTTTACAATTATTTAATGAAGAAGTTAGAAATGAAGCTAATAAAAATTCCTCTTCTTAA
- a CDS encoding permease prefix domain 1-containing protein codes for MNTIYNYVESVFINLPQTAEMIRLKEDMLRNMEDKYQDLKADGVNENEAIGTVLTEFGNIDEIIDEYNISPEDDSFTENKNEIYLSDDDAEDYLEHRHKFAFAIALGVFLCIIAVALFFSVISFFQFLFPSISENVSGVIAIATLLLIVAISIGLFIIFGLKEANYPFEKKILNLDPRTYSRIKVEYDSFNPRFAYAIAIGVVLCILGPISLLLTVTLLGDQYPLSIVFLLGFVAIGVFLFIYYGIQKNTFQKLLTIGSHTRAQVKVNTLTDSVANIIFPIATLYYLYQGFFNNNWGVAWIVFPIVGILFAVFAAITEVITNRRDYR; via the coding sequence ATGAATACGATATACAATTATGTCGAATCTGTATTTATTAATCTTCCGCAGACAGCAGAAATGATCCGTCTAAAGGAAGATATGCTCCGTAACATGGAGGATAAATATCAAGATTTAAAAGCAGATGGTGTAAATGAAAATGAAGCAATTGGAACTGTATTAACAGAATTTGGAAATATTGATGAAATAATCGATGAATATAATATTTCACCTGAAGATGACTCTTTTACAGAAAATAAAAATGAAATTTATTTAAGCGATGATGATGCAGAAGATTATTTAGAGCATCGTCATAAATTCGCTTTTGCTATTGCACTAGGTGTATTTCTTTGTATTATTGCAGTAGCTCTATTTTTTTCTGTCATTTCATTTTTCCAATTTCTCTTTCCATCCATTTCTGAAAATGTAAGTGGAGTAATCGCAATTGCAACCCTACTTCTGATTGTAGCTATAAGTATTGGACTCTTTATTATTTTTGGACTAAAAGAAGCAAACTATCCTTTCGAAAAAAAGATATTGAATCTTGATCCACGAACCTACTCACGTATAAAAGTAGAATATGATTCATTTAACCCACGTTTTGCTTATGCAATAGCAATTGGAGTTGTTCTTTGTATTCTAGGTCCCATTAGTCTCTTACTGACTGTTACATTATTAGGGGATCAATATCCTCTTTCTATTGTATTTCTACTAGGCTTTGTAGCTATCGGTGTTTTTCTATTTATTTATTACGGAATTCAAAAGAATACCTTTCAGAAATTACTTACGATTGGGTCACACACACGCGCTCAAGTAAAAGTAAATACACTCACTGATTCCGTTGCAAATATTATTTTCCCTATTGCAACCCTATATTACCTATACCAAGGATTCTTCAATAACAATTGGGGTGTTGCATGGATTGTTTTTCCTATTGTTGGAATTTTATTTGCTGTTTTTGCTGCCATAACTGAAGTGATTACTAATAGAAGAGACTACAGATAA
- the thrC gene encoding threonine synthase encodes MAITYHSTRNSLLQYTASEAILRGISPDGGLFVPSTIPKLSFPLERTAQMTYQELAFLIMKDFLPDFTDNELQDCASVYDTRFDDRKITPLVYKDSIYFLELFHGPTIAFKDMALSILPRLMTTAASKNNVKNEIVILTATSGDTGKAAMVGFADVPQTKIIVFYPKNGVSEIQEKQMLTQQGDNISVVAIDGNFDDAQSKVKEMFADKTIADELEANGMQFSSANSINIGRLIPQIIYYFYAYGQMIQSEAIQSGDLINVTVPTGNFGNMLAAYYAKQMGLPIHKCIVASNENNVLTDFFQTGTYDRNRDFTLTSSPSMDILVSSNLERLLYMLLGEDTQKVKKYMNELSTEGRYQVAKQVMSEATDFYADFATEKEVLEQIKKTYKDTNYIIDPHTAVATVVANKYQDTSGDKIPMLVASTASPYKFPTAVLDAIVPNFKADSLEDSLAELKRNSNIPYPPAIEEALYSPVLHNTVITTEEMPDEVKRILGI; translated from the coding sequence ATGGCGATTACTTATCATAGCACTAGGAATTCTCTTTTACAGTACACTGCTTCAGAGGCCATCTTACGTGGAATATCTCCGGATGGTGGTCTATTCGTTCCATCTACAATTCCAAAATTGTCTTTTCCTTTAGAAAGAACTGCACAAATGACCTATCAAGAGTTAGCTTTTCTAATCATGAAAGATTTTTTACCTGATTTTACAGACAACGAACTACAAGATTGTGCTTCTGTTTATGATACTCGGTTTGATGATCGTAAAATTACTCCATTGGTCTATAAAGATTCTATTTATTTTTTAGAACTCTTTCACGGTCCTACGATTGCTTTCAAAGACATGGCTCTTTCCATTCTCCCACGTTTAATGACAACTGCTGCATCCAAAAATAATGTAAAAAATGAAATCGTTATTTTAACTGCAACATCTGGGGACACTGGGAAAGCTGCAATGGTAGGTTTTGCAGATGTTCCTCAAACTAAAATCATCGTATTTTATCCCAAAAATGGTGTGAGTGAAATCCAAGAAAAACAGATGCTTACTCAGCAAGGAGATAACATTTCAGTAGTCGCTATAGATGGTAATTTTGATGATGCTCAAAGTAAAGTAAAAGAGATGTTTGCTGACAAAACAATAGCAGATGAACTAGAAGCAAACGGAATGCAATTTTCATCAGCAAATTCAATCAATATTGGTCGCTTAATTCCACAAATTATTTACTACTTTTATGCTTATGGACAAATGATCCAATCAGAAGCCATCCAATCTGGCGATTTGATTAACGTAACCGTTCCTACTGGTAATTTTGGGAATATGCTAGCAGCTTATTATGCTAAACAAATGGGTTTACCCATTCATAAATGTATTGTAGCTTCTAATGAAAATAACGTACTAACTGATTTCTTCCAAACAGGTACGTATGATCGAAATCGTGACTTTACACTCACTTCCTCTCCTTCCATGGATATTTTAGTATCCAGTAACTTAGAAAGGCTTCTTTACATGCTTCTTGGAGAAGACACACAGAAAGTTAAAAAATATATGAACGAACTATCAACAGAGGGCCGGTATCAAGTAGCAAAACAAGTAATGAGTGAAGCAACTGATTTTTATGCTGACTTCGCAACTGAAAAAGAAGTTCTAGAACAGATTAAAAAAACGTACAAAGATACAAACTATATCATAGATCCTCACACGGCAGTTGCTACTGTTGTTGCTAATAAATATCAAGACACTTCCGGAGATAAAATTCCAATGCTCGTAGCCTCAACAGCAAGTCCTTATAAATTTCCTACGGCAGTTTTGGATGCAATTGTTCCAAATTTTAAAGCTGACTCATTAGAAGACTCTCTGGCTGAGCTAAAAAGAAACTCTAACATTCCTTATCCGCCTGCTATCGAAGAAGCACTCTACTCTCCAGTCCTTCATAATACGGTAATCACTACTGAAGAAATGCCCGATGAGGTAAAAAGAATATTAGGGATTTAA
- a CDS encoding FAD-dependent oxidoreductase, with protein MSKRILIIGGVAGGASVAARVRRIDESAVIVMFERGPFVSFSNCALPFHLSGIIEDAQDLVLMTPDGFSKQYNIDARVNHEVVSINKKEKTIVVKNVLTNEEKTEKYDELVLSPGANAILPKSIKGIDQKHVFTVRNVPDIDGIKKYITENNIEDTVVIGGGYIGLEVAENLKLDNKNVTLVEAAKQIMAPFDYDMVQILQKTVIDNGVDLFVEDGLAEIQEDKVILQSGKEVKAGIVIMAIGVVPETTLAKQADLEIGTTGGIKVNQHYQTSDHHIYAVGDAIEVTNLITMKPTRLTLAGPAQRQARAAADNMYGKSHRNTGVIGSSVVQCFEMNAAATGLTEKDCIAEGIDYLTSYVIPKDKVGLMPDAKPLFFKLIFANPSGCILGAQAVGQGNVDKRVDVIATMITMHGELEDLKELELCYSPMFGTAKDVVNMAALVGLNVLNGDFKQVPVTEIRSLVENDAFIIDAREEREYAEGHLNNAVNIPLSQFRNRLDEIPKDQPVYIHCLSSQRSYNMVKALNLMGYENIHNLMGSFLGISMYEYYNDKMHNRQPIMTNYRFDLL; from the coding sequence ATGAGTAAAAGAATATTAATTATCGGTGGAGTTGCTGGTGGAGCTTCAGTAGCAGCAAGAGTTCGTAGAATTGATGAGTCAGCAGTAATTGTTATGTTTGAAAGAGGACCTTTCGTTTCCTTTTCCAACTGTGCCTTACCTTTCCACTTAAGCGGAATTATTGAAGATGCACAGGACTTAGTTCTTATGACGCCAGATGGTTTTTCTAAACAATATAATATCGATGCACGTGTGAATCATGAAGTAGTATCTATAAATAAAAAAGAAAAAACTATTGTTGTTAAAAACGTTCTAACTAATGAAGAAAAAACAGAGAAGTATGACGAGCTAGTCTTATCACCGGGTGCAAACGCAATTCTACCAAAAAGTATTAAAGGAATTGATCAAAAACACGTTTTCACTGTTCGTAATGTTCCCGATATTGATGGTATAAAAAAATATATTACTGAAAATAATATTGAAGATACAGTAGTTATTGGTGGAGGCTACATTGGATTAGAAGTAGCTGAAAATTTAAAACTTGATAATAAAAATGTTACGTTAGTGGAAGCAGCTAAACAAATTATGGCTCCATTTGACTATGATATGGTTCAAATTCTACAAAAAACAGTGATTGATAATGGAGTAGACTTGTTTGTAGAAGATGGACTTGCTGAGATCCAAGAAGACAAAGTTATCTTGCAATCTGGTAAAGAAGTTAAAGCTGGGATTGTCATCATGGCAATTGGAGTTGTACCGGAAACTACGCTAGCTAAACAAGCTGACCTTGAAATAGGTACAACAGGTGGTATAAAAGTTAATCAACATTATCAAACTTCAGATCATCATATTTATGCAGTAGGAGATGCAATTGAAGTTACAAATCTAATTACTATGAAACCAACACGCTTAACATTAGCTGGACCAGCTCAACGTCAAGCACGTGCAGCAGCAGATAATATGTATGGCAAATCGCATCGTAATACTGGTGTTATCGGTTCTTCTGTTGTTCAATGCTTTGAAATGAATGCAGCTGCAACTGGATTAACTGAAAAAGATTGTATAGCAGAAGGAATTGACTACTTAACTTCTTATGTTATTCCTAAAGATAAAGTAGGATTGATGCCAGATGCGAAACCACTTTTCTTCAAATTAATTTTTGCAAATCCTTCTGGCTGTATTTTAGGAGCACAAGCAGTTGGACAAGGAAATGTCGACAAACGTGTTGATGTCATTGCAACCATGATTACGATGCATGGTGAATTAGAAGACTTGAAAGAGTTAGAGTTATGTTACTCACCAATGTTTGGTACCGCAAAAGATGTTGTGAACATGGCTGCATTAGTAGGATTAAATGTATTGAATGGTGACTTTAAACAAGTTCCAGTTACAGAAATTAGATCATTGGTAGAAAATGATGCCTTTATCATTGATGCTCGTGAGGAACGTGAATATGCAGAAGGTCATTTGAATAACGCTGTAAACATTCCTTTGAGTCAATTCCGTAATCGTTTAGATGAAATACCAAAAGATCAACCAGTTTATATCCATTGTCTATCTAGCCAACGTAGCTATAATATGGTTAAAGCGCTAAACTTAATGGGATATGAAAATATTCATAACTTGATGGGTTCATTCTTAGGAATTAGCATGTATGAATATTACAATGATAAAATGCATAATCGTCAACCAATTATGACTAATTACCGTTTCGACTTACTATAA
- a CDS encoding ABC transporter ATP-binding protein — MTETRNNETVVDLKNVNYEYTTKNTIVQAIQNIDLTINHGEFVCLVGPSGCGKSTLLKTIAGYLDPTSGECLMENEPIKGPHWKRGVVFQSSTLYPWLTVRKNIEYGPRTRKKDKEEIRKTSDYYLDQIELTDFAENYPFELSGGMKQRVSLARVLANKPKLVLMDEPFSALDAITRLKMQDFLRILWKKMIRLFY; from the coding sequence ATGACAGAGACACGTAACAACGAAACCGTGGTTGATCTAAAAAATGTCAATTATGAATATACGACAAAAAATACGATCGTTCAAGCTATACAAAATATAGATTTGACGATCAATCATGGTGAATTTGTTTGTTTGGTAGGTCCTTCGGGGTGTGGAAAGAGTACATTACTAAAAACAATCGCTGGTTATCTTGATCCAACAAGTGGAGAATGCCTGATGGAAAATGAGCCTATCAAAGGTCCTCATTGGAAAAGAGGAGTTGTTTTCCAGTCCTCAACTTTATATCCGTGGTTAACGGTTCGGAAGAATATCGAATATGGCCCGCGTACTCGTAAAAAAGATAAAGAAGAGATACGAAAAACGAGTGATTATTACTTAGATCAAATTGAATTAACTGATTTTGCTGAGAATTATCCATTTGAACTTTCTGGTGGAATGAAGCAACGTGTTTCTTTGGCGAGGGTTTTGGCTAACAAACCAAAATTAGTCTTAATGGACGAACCGTTTAGTGCCCTTGATGCGATTACTAGACTAAAAATGCAAGATTTTCTACGGATTTTGTGGAAAAAAATGATCAGACTATTTTATTAA
- a CDS encoding alcohol dehydrogenase catalytic domain-containing protein yields the protein MKAYVRVSAESREIELAEVAVPTPSKDEVLIAVRAFGVGVHDRYFIPPHATFPFPIGSEGSGVIEKIGSEITEFKKGDRVIFSSSMQIKGGSWAEYAVVSEKSIQMMPDNMEFEVGATLPVAGKTAMESIRALNLDKGDTLFVAGASGAIGSFVVQLANKQGNSCGWLCICKKSRLSSISRSKKSSRLYESKLEKRNIRMENRWSRCSISYSIRDCKR from the coding sequence ATGAAGGCGTATGTGAGAGTAAGTGCAGAATCTAGAGAAATAGAATTAGCAGAAGTAGCAGTTCCTACCCCTAGCAAGGATGAAGTACTAATAGCGGTGAGGGCTTTTGGTGTGGGAGTACATGATCGTTATTTTATACCTCCCCATGCAACGTTTCCTTTTCCAATTGGTTCAGAAGGTTCAGGTGTCATTGAAAAAATAGGTAGTGAGATTACTGAATTTAAAAAAGGGGATCGGGTTATATTTTCTAGTAGCATGCAAATAAAAGGAGGAAGCTGGGCAGAATATGCTGTAGTATCTGAGAAATCTATACAAATGATGCCAGATAATATGGAATTTGAAGTGGGGGCTACCCTTCCAGTTGCAGGGAAAACTGCGATGGAAAGTATTCGTGCTTTGAATCTTGATAAGGGTGACACCCTCTTTGTAGCAGGAGCATCTGGTGCGATTGGATCTTTCGTTGTCCAGTTAGCAAATAAGCAAGGGAATTCATGTGGTTGGCTCTGCATCTGCAAAAAATCAAGACTATCTTCTATCTCTAGGAGCAAAAAAAGCAGTAGATTATATGAATCCAAATTGGAAAAAAGAAATATTAGAATGGAAAACAGATGGAGTAGATGCAGCATTAGCTATTCAATCAGGGACTGCAAAAGATAG
- a CDS encoding ABC transporter permease, giving the protein MKKTKRKENLRLYTYATWGIILLAWFLITEFGLVTSRLVPSPLQVVQSFIEMMQKGYNGIPLWSHIGISLYRLFVSSFLAILTAIPLGLMSGYFKRFRAIIDSVVQFYRPLPPLAYYTFLILWLGIDESSKITLLYLAAFAPIYLACVSAVSNIDPNYLLSAESLGASKKDIFFTVVLPASLPEVFTGLRTAIGIAYTTLVSAEMVAARSGVGWMVIDASRYLKSDVMFVGIIMMGITGVLLDWVLRKLENKLVFWKGMQ; this is encoded by the coding sequence ATGAAAAAAACAAAAAGAAAAGAAAATCTGCGTTTGTATACCTATGCCACTTGGGGAATTATTTTACTAGCGTGGTTCTTAATTACTGAATTTGGTTTGGTTACTTCACGATTGGTGCCTTCTCCTTTACAAGTTGTTCAGTCTTTTATTGAAATGATGCAAAAAGGATACAATGGAATTCCATTATGGTCACACATTGGGATTAGCCTTTACAGACTGTTTGTTTCCTCATTTTTAGCGATCCTTACGGCTATTCCGTTAGGCTTAATGAGTGGATATTTTAAACGATTTCGTGCCATTATAGATTCTGTTGTCCAATTTTATCGTCCACTTCCTCCATTAGCTTATTATACCTTCTTAATTTTATGGCTTGGAATTGATGAGTCATCTAAAATCACTTTGCTATATTTAGCAGCATTTGCCCCTATCTATCTAGCGTGTGTTTCTGCAGTATCGAACATTGATCCTAATTATTTATTGAGTGCAGAATCTTTAGGTGCATCAAAAAAAGATATCTTTTTCACTGTAGTTTTACCAGCAAGCTTACCAGAAGTATTTACTGGATTGAGAACGGCAATTGGTATTGCTTATACGACTCTTGTTTCTGCAGAAATGGTTGCTGCTAGATCAGGTGTCGGTTGGATGGTTATTGATGCTTCTCGCTACTTAAAGAGTGACGTTATGTTTGTTGGAATTATTATGATGGGAATCACAGGAGTTCTTTTAGACTGGGTATTAAGAAAACTAGAGAATAAACTTGTTTTTTGGAAAGGAATGCAATAG
- a CDS encoding DUF188 domain-containing protein, protein MPIVLVSSFAHYSTKEQPPHVEVIYVDSSAEAADYKIMQVARRGDILITQDYGLASLALGKGCTILHHKGFEYTTSNIEKLLHDRYLSAQIRKSGKRTKGPKPFTLQDSEKFRHLFVQILDQTT, encoded by the coding sequence ATACCGATTGTCTTAGTAAGTAGTTTTGCCCATTATTCTACCAAAGAACAGCCTCCACATGTAGAAGTTATTTATGTTGATTCTTCTGCAGAAGCTGCTGATTACAAAATCATGCAAGTTGCTCGTCGTGGCGATATCTTAATTACACAAGATTATGGTTTAGCATCCCTCGCTTTAGGAAAAGGATGTACCATTTTACATCATAAAGGTTTTGAATATACAACTAGCAATATTGAAAAACTTTTACATGATCGTTATTTAAGTGCACAAATTCGTAAAAGTGGTAAAAGAACAAAAGGTCCTAAACCTTTTACTCTTCAAGACTCTGAGAAATTCCGCCACCTTTTCGTCCAGATTTTAGATCAAACGACCTAA